The genomic DNA ACTTCCTGGACTTCTCCAACGGCGTCGGGGAAGCGGTCACGAACGAGGAGGATTTCGACAAGACGGACGAGGAACTGACGAAGGAGAGACAGGACCTGGGACAACGGGATATCCTCGCCGTCAAGGGGCTGGGACAGTTCCGGAGGTTCAGGGCAGCCAACGAACTGCGTCGGTTGATCGAAAACTGGCACGTCTCGGGTTTTCACGTCAGTATGGCCCGCGGCGTCAAGGAGGCGGTTGGGGACGCCGAGCACCTCTCGGTCACGGGGGACAACCTCCAACAGGTCGCAAAAAACCTGCATGATTCCTATCCGGAGGTCTTTCAAAGCATCCTCCGGAAGATGCGGGAGCGGGTCCCGGGCGTGTGCGACATCGAGACCGAGGACACGCTTGACGGAAGGCTGCTGCTGAAGTTCAGGAACGATACCTTCGAGGACCCCTTTATCGATAAGTTCGTCTCCGATGGGACCATCAAGATGTTCGCCTACCTCGTTCTGCTGCACGATCCCCAGCCGCATCCCTTTTTATGCGTCGAGGAGCCGGAGAATCAGCTTTACCCCAAACTCCTGCCCGCACTTGCGGAGGAGTTTCGCGAATACGCCCTGAGGGGGGGACAGGTATTCGTGTCCACGCATTCCCCGGACTTCCTGAATGCCATCGAGGTGGACGAGGTCTTCTGGCTGGAGAAGAACGAGGCCGGGTTCACCGACATCCGACGCGCCAGCGACGACCCCCAGATCGTGGACTATATGAGGGATGGGGACCAGATGGGATACCTCTGGAAGCAGGGGCTCTTCGGCAAGGCGGATCCCCGATGAGCACTCTGGTCTGCCTCTTGGAGGAGCGCTCGGCGGAGGCGATGCTTCGGGGCATTCTGCCGCACCTCATTCCGGAGGACTGCGAGGCCGTTTTCATCCCCTTCGAGGGCAAACAGGATCTGGAAAAGCAGCTGGTCCCGTTGATTCGGTCCGGGGGACGAATCCTCCTGTACCCAGAGAGAGAGAATACGTCGATGCCACGGTACGGGCGACAGCGGAAACTATGATATCATTTCGCCGGAAAGTCTTTGACGACCTGACGATTCATCGTCTCTGGAGGAGGTGTTCGGCGTGGGGCCGCATGGGGTGAGGTTTCCAGGCATTCGGGAAAAATCCGGGGGATATGTTGCAACAAGCGGAAGGCTGACGGCTGCGGGAGGGCGCATCGTGATAACGCTTGCCGTTTTGTTCCTTTTGTCCGCGTCGTCGGTCTTCGCCGCGTCGGAGGACTCCCTGCCGTCCTATCTGGTCGAGAAATGGGGCAGCCTGACCGAGACGCTGTCGGACGCCCTGTCCCTGAGGGACAGGCAGGAGACGCTGCCGGCGTCCTCGTGGTTCGGCGTGGACCGGACCAGCAACGCCCGAAAGATCGACGAGCTGCTGGACCGGGCCCTGGAGATACTGGCCCAGGGGCGGGCCGGGGACCTGCGGCGTCAGGCCCTGGAGCTGCGGTCGGAGATCCCGAAACTGCGTCTGGAGGCGGACGGGCTTCGGAATCAGCGCATCTCGGCCCCGGAGAGCTCGCGCCTGCCCTGGGTCCGAACGCGGGCGAAAATAGACGAACGACTCTCCGAGCTGGACGAGAAGATCGCCGACAGGGAGCGGGCCCTTTTGGCGGTCAATGCACAGCTCGCCGAGGCGCTCCGCGAGCTGGGGCTCCAGCTGGACGACCGGCAGATAGACATTTTGCTGAGCTCCGTGACGGGGGACGACCTGCTGCAGAACGCCGTGGTCTTCTCCAACGTCAGGGCGATGGTCGAGAAGCTGGCGGAGCTCTCACGGGAGGACCGGGACAATCTGGAGATCAACCGCCGCTACAGCGGCCTGTATCTGGTGCTGAACGACCTGTTGATCCA from uncultured Fretibacterium sp. includes the following:
- a CDS encoding AAA family ATPase, whose amino-acid sequence is MIKIEKICLRNFKTYKNAEMSNVPRFCVVVGANGSGKSTLFDVFGFLRDCLTFNVTRALRTRGGFHEVVSRGADGENLSIEMQYRMPITGRERLVTYGLEIGLEGKSPCIVREVLRYKRGAHGSPFHFLDFSNGVGEAVTNEEDFDKTDEELTKERQDLGQRDILAVKGLGQFRRFRAANELRRLIENWHVSGFHVSMARGVKEAVGDAEHLSVTGDNLQQVAKNLHDSYPEVFQSILRKMRERVPGVCDIETEDTLDGRLLLKFRNDTFEDPFIDKFVSDGTIKMFAYLVLLHDPQPHPFLCVEEPENQLYPKLLPALAEEFREYALRGGQVFVSTHSPDFLNAIEVDEVFWLEKNEAGFTDIRRASDDPQIVDYMRDGDQMGYLWKQGLFGKADPR